The proteins below come from a single Alnus glutinosa chromosome 9, dhAlnGlut1.1, whole genome shotgun sequence genomic window:
- the LOC133878368 gene encoding L-type lectin-domain containing receptor kinase IV.2-like, whose translation MAVVLRSLHFLILVYVSYIPLALTQDVNQFIYNGFHDQANVRLDGIAEIHSNGLLQLTNLSRQEVGRAFCHFPMKFNTTSSDLTSSLSFSTNFVFAIVPEVKNLGGHDISFTISPSRDFSHALLNRYLGLFNNSNNGLSTNHILAIELDTVSDPEFGDITMNHVGIDVNGMKSVASAPAMYFSNKEGKNINLDLMSGNPMHLWIDYDEAEKLLNVTLAPTTIPKPNRPLLSTHIDLSQILLESMYVGFSSATGTLASDHYILGWSFNKSGPSQSLGVSSLPPLPRERKRKDKPSLMIMTVLIAVTLVLITVIGAAYILRRKKYEEIREDWEEEYGPHRFSYKNLHKATKGFKDTELLGEGGFGKVYIGTLRSSNVQIAVKRISHDSKQGMKEFVAEIISMGRMRHRNLVQLLGYCRRRGELLLVYDYMPNGSLDRFLYSNEKTNLNWVQRFRIIKGVASGLLYLHEEWEQVVLHRDVKASNVLLDAGLNGRLGDFGLAKLYDHGTNPQTTRVVGTVGYLAPELTRTGRATTCSDVYAFGAFLLEVACGRRPIELQAEGLLEQVFLVDWVTECCRRGAILDTSDPRLEGNYVVEEMEMVLKLGLFCSHAIPACRPSMKQVVQFLDGDADLRELPYYSAYFGAFTSNESSDFMSVPFSQASAPSMSSTDSILRGGR comes from the coding sequence ATGGCAGTAGTTCTTAGATCACTTCATTTTCTGATACTTGTCTATGTTTCCTACATTCCCTTGGCCCTTACTCAGGATGTAAACCAGTTCATCTACAATGGCTTCCACGATCAAGCCAATGTGCGTCTTGATGGAATCGCAGAAATCCACAGCAATGGTCTATTGCAGCTAACCAACCTTTCACGCCAAGAAGTTGGTCGTGCTTTCTGTCACTTCCCAATGAAATTCAACACAACTTCATCCGATCTAACTtcatctctttcattttctaccAACTTTGTGTTTGCCATTGTTCCTGAAGTGAAAAACCTTGGTGGTCACGACATTTCCTTCACCATCAGTCCCTCTAGAGACTTCTCCCATGCTCTATTAAACCGTTATCTGGGCCTCTTCAATAATTCAAATAACGGCCTTTCTACAAACCACATCTTGGCCATTGAGCTTGACACTGTTTCAGACCCTGAATTTGGAGATATTACAATGAATCATGTGGGAATCGATGTGAACGGCATGAAGTCAGTTGCATCAGCTCCTGCAATGTATTTCTCCAATAAAGAAGGGAAGAATATAAACTTGGATCTCATGAGTGGGAATCCAATGCATCTTTGGATAGACTATGATGAAGCTGAAAAGTTACTGAATGTAACTCTTGCCCCAACCACAATCCCAAAACCAAACAGGCCTCTCTTGTCAACACACATCGACCTGTCTCAAATTCTCTTGGAATCCATGTATGTTGGTTTCTCTTCAgcgacaggtacacttgcaagTGACCACTACATTCTTGGATGGAGCTTTAATAAAAGTGGACCATCACAAAGCCTTGGTGTTTCAAGCCTTCCTCCACTTCCCCGAGAGAGGAAAAGGAAAGATAAACCAAGCCTAATGATCATGACTGTCCTCATAGCAGTAACACTTGTGCTGATAACCGTCATCGGAGCTGCTTACATTTTGAGGAGGAAGAAATATGAAGAAATACGAGAAGATTGGGAAGAGGAGTATGGCCCCCACAGGTTCAGCTATAAGAATCTCCACAAAGCAACCAAAGGTTTCAAAGACACAGAGCTTCTTGGAGAAGGAGGTTTTGGAAAGGTTTATATTGGAACACTTCGTTCGTCTAATGTACAAATTGCAGTAAAGAGAATCTCCCATGATTCCAAACAAGGGATGAAGGAATTTGTGGCTGAGATCATTAGCATGGGAAGAATGAGGCATAGGAACTTGGTGCAGCTCTTGGGTTATTGCCGGCGAAGGGGAGAACTCCTCTTGGTGTATGATTATATGCCCAACGGAAGCCTTGACAGGTTCTTATATAGCAATGAAAAAACAAACCTTAACTGGGTTCAACGATTTCGAATAATCAAAGGAGTAGCATCTGGCCTTCTTTACCTCCATGAAGAGTGGGAACAGGTTGTTCTACACCGAGATGTAAAAGCAAGCAATGTTCTTTTGGATGCTGGATTAAATGGAAGGCTGGGAGATTTCGGCCTTGCGAAATTATACGACCATGGTACTAATCCCCAAACCACCCGTGTGGTTGGGACTGTAGGTTATTTGGCTCCGGAGCTTACTAGAACAGGGAGGGCGACCACTTGCAGTGATGTCTATGCTTTTGGGGCTTTCTTGCTCGAAGTGGCTTGTGGAAGAAGGCCTATAGAGCTACAGGCTGAGGGACTGCTTGAACAGGTGTTTTTGGTTGATTGGGTCACTGAGTGCTGTAGAAGAGGAGCTATCCTTGACACTAGTGATCCCAGATTGGAAGGTAATTATGTGGTGGAGGAAATGGAAATGGTTTTGAAACTAGGCCTATTTTGCTCACATGCAATACCAGCTTGTAGGCCTAGCATGAAGCAAGTGGTGCAGTTTTTGGATGGTGATGCTGATCTGCGGGAATTACCATATTACAGTGCTTATTTTGGTGCATTTACAAGTAATGAATCATCTGATTTCATGTCAGTTCCTTTTTCCCAGGCTTCTGCTCCTTCCATGT